The Maylandia zebra isolate NMK-2024a linkage group LG4, Mzebra_GT3a, whole genome shotgun sequence genome includes a window with the following:
- the LOC112434774 gene encoding scavenger receptor cysteine-rich type 1 protein M130, which yields MAGTQQNILHFLMLVVSCIFAFLAPAAGPIRLAGSGSTRCSGRVEVYHSGSWGTVCDDDWDLNDANVVCRQLGCRKAVKVTSSADFGPGSGKIWLDNVACSGTESSITECGHSGFGTHNCGHGEDAGVVCLGAHIRLSESGLSQCFGRVEIYHSSAWGTVCDDGWDLKDAEVVCRSLDCGTALSATSSALFGQGSGQILLDDVACSGSESSLTECQHRGFGTHDCNHGEDAGVVCSASLPKPSISVNEGQVSWGQNISITCSVSSEFLDGTFTLKKTSSNFSQTETGSRSATFNIHRVDFSDKGLYQCQYEKRISSNTFSSPLSDSVRISVTVSKPNISISPAGEVTWGQNIGITCSISTQTLGGTFILMKTSDSFNRTQNSNTNSATFNIPEVDFDDEGLYQCQYQESGPSQQFYSPTSDSVRLSVTVSVYHEGYLIFVKLFEKLTIAL from the exons ATGGCAGGCACACAGCAAAACATCCTTCACTTTCTGATGCTTG TAGTTTCTTGCATCTTTGCCTTTCTCGCACCTGCAGCAG GTCCGATCAGACTAGCTGGGTCTGGGTCCACTCGGTGCTCTGGAAGGGTTGAAGTCTATCACAGTGGCTCCTGGGGAACAGTCTGTGATGATGACTGGGACTTAAATGATGCCAACGTGGTCTGTAGACAGCTGGGCTGTCGGAAAGCGGTGAAGGTCACTTCATCTGCTGACTTTGGTCCAGGAAGTGGGAAAATCTGGCTTGATAATGTGGCCTGTTCAGGAACTGAAAGCTCTATAACTGAGTGTGGACACAGTGGATTTGGGACACACAACTGTGGACATGGCGAGGACGCTGGTGTTGTCTGTTTAG GTGCCCATATCAGATTATCTGAGTCTGGGTTGAGTCAGTGCTTTGGAAGAGTAGAAATCTACCACAGTAGTGCATGGGGAACAGTCTGTGATGATGGCTGGGACTTAAAGGATGCTGAAGTGGTCTGCAGATCCTTAGACTGTGGTACAGCCCTGAGTGCCACTTCATCTGCCCTTTTTGGTCAAGGAAGTGGACAGATCTTGCTTGATGATGTGGCCTGTTCAGGGAGTGAAAGTTCTCTAACTGAGTGTCAGCACAGAGGATTCGGGACACACGACTGTAACCATGGTGAAGATGCGGGTGTCGTCTGTTCAG CGAGTCTCCCAAAACCCAGCATCTCTGTAAATGAAGGTCAGGTTAGCTGGGGTCAGAATATCAGCATCACTTGTTCCGTCTCATCTGAGTTCTTAGATGGAACTTTCACCCTCAAGAAAACCTCAAGTAAtttcagtcagactgaaacaggaTCCAGATCTGCTACCTTCAATATCCACAGAGTGGACTTCAGTGATAAGGGACTGTACCAGTGTCAGTATGAGAAACGCATTTCAAGTAACACATTCAGCTCCCCCCTCAGTGACTCTGTCAGAATCTCTGTTACTG taagCAAACCCAATATCTCCATCAGTCCTGCTGGTGAGGTGACCTGGGGTCAAAACATTGGAATCACTTGTTCAATCTCAACTCAAACTTTAGGTGGAACATTCATTCTGATGAAAACATCAGATTCATTCAACAGGACCCAAAACTCAAACACAAACTCTGCTACCTTCAATATTCCTGAAGTAGACTTTGATGATGAGGGATTGTACCAGTGTCAGTATCAGGAAAGCGGCCCAAGTCAACAATTTTACTCCCCAACAAGTGACTCTGTTAGGCTCTCTGTTACAG TATCAGTGTATCATGAGGGATACTTGATATTTGTGAAGCTCTTTGAAAAACTCACTATTGCCTTGTGA
- the hspb9 gene encoding heat shock protein beta-9, translating to MSQHAALTSLFGDDPFFSHERVLWPLNIEALSSLQRDFFNRRAKLADSLLSQLYDGPQLLNFNQMPLMSNTLKRLSDDEEQQRELSTTETHKEVQPAKENNGDLLVTLDARGYAPSDITVKLEGRCLAVVAMKEAGAEESQSCSSSSSCASFCSSASSQAGFAQKIDLPPHLDLSGLSCSLMDNGQLRIHAPVAKQTAGEERQVPIRFRTSLEFPIKKDDTEEEQRD from the exons ATGTCCCAGCACGCAGCCTTGACCAGCTTGTTTGGCGATGACCCTTTCTTCAGTCATGAACGGGTGCTGTGGCCTCTCAATATTGAAGCCCTGTCTTCTCTCCAGCGAGACTTCTTTAACCGGAGAGCCAAACTAGCTGACAGCCTCCTGAGCCAGCTCTATGATGGGCCCCAGCTGCTCAACTTCAACCAGATGCCCCTAATGTCTAACACATTGAAGCG GCTGAGTGATgatgaagagcagcagagagagcttTCCACTACAGAGACCCACAAGGAAGTCCAGCCAGCTAAAGAAAACAACGGTGACCTCCTGGTGACACTAGATGCTCGCGGTTATGCCCCCAGTGACATCACTGTCAAGCTGGAAGGCCGGTGTCTGGCGGTCGTGGCCATGAAGGAGGCCGGAGCAGAAGAGAGCCAGTCCTGCTCTTCCTCATCCTCCTGTGCGTCCTTCTGCTCCTCTGCATCTTCTCAGGCAGGGTTCGCCCAGAAGATCGACCTGCCTCCTCACCTGGATCTGTCCGGCCTCTCCTGTTCCCTGATGGATAACGGACAGCTGCGTATCCATGCCCCTGTGGCTAAgcaaacagctggagaggaacGCCAGGTACCCATTCGTTTCAGGACATCGCTGGAGTTTCCCATCAAAAAGGACGACACAGAGGAAGAACAAAGAGACTAG